One Aphidius gifuensis isolate YNYX2018 linkage group LG3, ASM1490517v1, whole genome shotgun sequence DNA window includes the following coding sequences:
- the LOC122851930 gene encoding sodium-coupled monocarboxylate transporter 2 isoform X1, translating into MMTVIIKNQYKQKQKRVAKIKMVMETSKMLFDYLVFIAAIIASFIVPLWGKFRTKRKETKASYVFATGSVSMGAMMLSIARGTLGVRSFLGFPSELYYRGSAMWETIYGMLLAYPIVCFIFVPVYYSLGITSVYQYLDMRFHSKLVRCLASFSYVLRSLLNLAVIVFTPCVALNAVIGLPYWASIIGITTISVIFSSMGGLQAAILSDVIQGVTMITISLLITVEGVVDVGGPSTVLNVTQSRGRLEFLNFNMDPTIRVTTVSATVGQLFMSLSIFGCQQNFVQRYCSMSSRTNVVKTMIYNMPVISAFFTLSWLVGMVIFATYADCDPLRMGYISKFDEIVPFYVEDKLAYIPGVLGLVMATLFNGALTLAVSNLNSLATVTFEDFLSQIPALSHLTDRQQLQLIKLIGVVYGFLIVAASFLVAMLSGVIESSMLMTSATSGPLLGVFILAMLVPCANWKGAASGMLFSHVLSLWLTFGHLTVTNEEDALPLSTDGCKNDTFSSHLMKPTSVLISSVPELKAPITITSKYGPGMLEYIYSITYMYYALIGSLTTVLVGIFVSLLTADEKKDIYEQHLLHPLAVKISKWFPGKPRLFSETRKLSDENENVNPASKTSVNGAEHISIGKTKQGSDQYMKKLHTLKEASLDVTNEVAKGTKL; encoded by the exons ACAGTAATCATCAAAAACCaatacaaacaaaaacaaaagagAGTCGCGAAGATCAAGATGGTCATGGAAACGTCAAAAATGCTGTTTGACTATCTAGTTTTTATTGCTGCTATAATCGCATCATTTATAGTACCCTTGTGGGGGAAGTTTCGCACAAAAAGAAAGGAAACCAAGGCGAGCTACGTGTTCGCAACTGGAAGTGTATCTATGGGCGCAATGATGCTGTCAATTGCTCGTGGTACACTTGGAGTAAGATCTTTTCTAGGATTCCCGTCGGAATTGTATTATCGTGGTAGTGCAATGTGGGAAACGATATATGGTATGCTTCTTGCATATCCAATCGtttgtttcatttttgtaCCGGTTTACTACAGCCTAGGGATTACGTCTGTGTACCAGTATCTTGATAtgag gTTCCATTCAAAGCTTGTCAGATGTCTGGCAAGTTTTTCTTACGTTCTGAGAAGTCTTTTAAATTTAGCTGTCATCGTATTCACTCCATGTGTTGCTCTCAATGCAGTGATTGGCCTCCCATATTGGGCGAGCATAATTGGAATAACTACAATATCAGTTATCTTCTCTTCGATG GGAGGACTTCAAGCGGCAATACTTTCAGATGTCATACAAGGCGTAACGATGATCACTATATCTTTGTTGATTACTGTTGAAGGTGTCGTTGACGTAGGAGGACCTAGTACTGTCTTGAACGTGACTCAATCTCGAGGTAGATTGGAATTTCTTAA CTTTAACATGGATCCAACAATTCGAGTGACAACAGTGTCAGCCACGGTGGGACAACTTTTTATGAGTCTTTCCATATTTGGATGCCAACAAAATTTCGTTCAACGTTATTGTAGTATGAGTAGTCGCACCAATGTCGTAAA GACAATGATTTATAACATGCCCGTGATATCAGCATTCTTCACTTTATCTTGGCTCGTTGGTATGGTTATATTCGCTACATATGCTGATTGTGATCCACTACGAATGGGATACATATCGAAATTCGATGAAATTGTACCATTCTACGTCGAAGATAAACTTGCATACATACCCGGAGTATTAGGATTAGTGATGGCAACTCTCTTCAACGGAGCACTGACCTTGGCAGTGTCAAACCTCAATTCACTAGCTACTGTTACATTTGAGGACTTTCTGAGTCAAATACCAGCGTTAAGTCATTTGACAGATCGTCAACAACTACAACTTATAAAACTGATAGGCGTGGtttatggttttttaattgttgctgCTAGTTTTCTCGTTGCAATGTTATCAGGTGTAATTGAATCATCGATGCTTATGACTTCAGCAACATCCGGACCATTGCTCGGCGTCTTCATTCTCGCTATGTTAGTACCATGTGCTAATTGGAAAGGAGCTGCTAGTGGAATGTTATTTAGTCATGTCTTGTCACTTTGGTTGACGTTTGGTCATTTGACGGTGACTAATGAAGAAGATGCTCTTCCATTATCAACAGACGGTTGCAAAAATGATACATTTTCGTCACATTTGATGAAACCAACGTCAGTATTAATTTCTTCAGTACCAGAATTGAAAGCACCGATAACTATTACATCAAAATATGGACCAGGAAtgcttgaatatatttatagtataaCATATATGTACTATGCTTTGATTGGTAGTCTGACGACTGTTTTGGTTGGAATCTTTGTGAGTCTTTTAACAGCTGATGAGAAGAAAGATATTTATGAACAACATTTACTTCATCCTCTTGCTGTTAAAATATCGAAATGGTTCCCAGGCAAGCCAAGACTTTTTTCCGAAACAAGAAAACTTAGTGATGAAAACGAAAATGTTAATCCAGCATCAAAAACATCAGTGAATGGTGCAGAACACATTTCGATTGGTAAAACAAAACAAGGCAGTGATCagtacatgaaaaaattacatacgCTTAAAGAAGCATCTTTAGACGTCACTAATGAAGTAGCTAAAGGAACCAagctataa
- the LOC122851930 gene encoding sodium-coupled monocarboxylate transporter 2 isoform X2 has protein sequence MVMETSKMLFDYLVFIAAIIASFIVPLWGKFRTKRKETKASYVFATGSVSMGAMMLSIARGTLGVRSFLGFPSELYYRGSAMWETIYGMLLAYPIVCFIFVPVYYSLGITSVYQYLDMRFHSKLVRCLASFSYVLRSLLNLAVIVFTPCVALNAVIGLPYWASIIGITTISVIFSSMGGLQAAILSDVIQGVTMITISLLITVEGVVDVGGPSTVLNVTQSRGRLEFLNFNMDPTIRVTTVSATVGQLFMSLSIFGCQQNFVQRYCSMSSRTNVVKTMIYNMPVISAFFTLSWLVGMVIFATYADCDPLRMGYISKFDEIVPFYVEDKLAYIPGVLGLVMATLFNGALTLAVSNLNSLATVTFEDFLSQIPALSHLTDRQQLQLIKLIGVVYGFLIVAASFLVAMLSGVIESSMLMTSATSGPLLGVFILAMLVPCANWKGAASGMLFSHVLSLWLTFGHLTVTNEEDALPLSTDGCKNDTFSSHLMKPTSVLISSVPELKAPITITSKYGPGMLEYIYSITYMYYALIGSLTTVLVGIFVSLLTADEKKDIYEQHLLHPLAVKISKWFPGKPRLFSETRKLSDENENVNPASKTSVNGAEHISIGKTKQGSDQYMKKLHTLKEASLDVTNEVAKGTKL, from the exons ATGGTCATGGAAACGTCAAAAATGCTGTTTGACTATCTAGTTTTTATTGCTGCTATAATCGCATCATTTATAGTACCCTTGTGGGGGAAGTTTCGCACAAAAAGAAAGGAAACCAAGGCGAGCTACGTGTTCGCAACTGGAAGTGTATCTATGGGCGCAATGATGCTGTCAATTGCTCGTGGTACACTTGGAGTAAGATCTTTTCTAGGATTCCCGTCGGAATTGTATTATCGTGGTAGTGCAATGTGGGAAACGATATATGGTATGCTTCTTGCATATCCAATCGtttgtttcatttttgtaCCGGTTTACTACAGCCTAGGGATTACGTCTGTGTACCAGTATCTTGATAtgag gTTCCATTCAAAGCTTGTCAGATGTCTGGCAAGTTTTTCTTACGTTCTGAGAAGTCTTTTAAATTTAGCTGTCATCGTATTCACTCCATGTGTTGCTCTCAATGCAGTGATTGGCCTCCCATATTGGGCGAGCATAATTGGAATAACTACAATATCAGTTATCTTCTCTTCGATG GGAGGACTTCAAGCGGCAATACTTTCAGATGTCATACAAGGCGTAACGATGATCACTATATCTTTGTTGATTACTGTTGAAGGTGTCGTTGACGTAGGAGGACCTAGTACTGTCTTGAACGTGACTCAATCTCGAGGTAGATTGGAATTTCTTAA CTTTAACATGGATCCAACAATTCGAGTGACAACAGTGTCAGCCACGGTGGGACAACTTTTTATGAGTCTTTCCATATTTGGATGCCAACAAAATTTCGTTCAACGTTATTGTAGTATGAGTAGTCGCACCAATGTCGTAAA GACAATGATTTATAACATGCCCGTGATATCAGCATTCTTCACTTTATCTTGGCTCGTTGGTATGGTTATATTCGCTACATATGCTGATTGTGATCCACTACGAATGGGATACATATCGAAATTCGATGAAATTGTACCATTCTACGTCGAAGATAAACTTGCATACATACCCGGAGTATTAGGATTAGTGATGGCAACTCTCTTCAACGGAGCACTGACCTTGGCAGTGTCAAACCTCAATTCACTAGCTACTGTTACATTTGAGGACTTTCTGAGTCAAATACCAGCGTTAAGTCATTTGACAGATCGTCAACAACTACAACTTATAAAACTGATAGGCGTGGtttatggttttttaattgttgctgCTAGTTTTCTCGTTGCAATGTTATCAGGTGTAATTGAATCATCGATGCTTATGACTTCAGCAACATCCGGACCATTGCTCGGCGTCTTCATTCTCGCTATGTTAGTACCATGTGCTAATTGGAAAGGAGCTGCTAGTGGAATGTTATTTAGTCATGTCTTGTCACTTTGGTTGACGTTTGGTCATTTGACGGTGACTAATGAAGAAGATGCTCTTCCATTATCAACAGACGGTTGCAAAAATGATACATTTTCGTCACATTTGATGAAACCAACGTCAGTATTAATTTCTTCAGTACCAGAATTGAAAGCACCGATAACTATTACATCAAAATATGGACCAGGAAtgcttgaatatatttatagtataaCATATATGTACTATGCTTTGATTGGTAGTCTGACGACTGTTTTGGTTGGAATCTTTGTGAGTCTTTTAACAGCTGATGAGAAGAAAGATATTTATGAACAACATTTACTTCATCCTCTTGCTGTTAAAATATCGAAATGGTTCCCAGGCAAGCCAAGACTTTTTTCCGAAACAAGAAAACTTAGTGATGAAAACGAAAATGTTAATCCAGCATCAAAAACATCAGTGAATGGTGCAGAACACATTTCGATTGGTAAAACAAAACAAGGCAGTGATCagtacatgaaaaaattacatacgCTTAAAGAAGCATCTTTAGACGTCACTAATGAAGTAGCTAAAGGAACCAagctataa